A genomic region of Magnolia sinica isolate HGM2019 chromosome 6, MsV1, whole genome shotgun sequence contains the following coding sequences:
- the LOC131248526 gene encoding shaggy-related protein kinase alpha isoform X1 produces MHVMRRLKSIASGRSSVSDPGGGSGTKRVKVDQDVEGRVPKEEPRVGEATTMGLDQHTASTLLEPDPSSSNMAAIDRTDKAGVDQLPKEMREMKIREDKADHHDDKELEATVVNGNGTETGQIIATTIGGRNGQPKQTISYMAERVVGTGSFGVVFQAKCLETGEAVAIKKVLQDKRYKNRELQVMRLVEHPNIVQLKHCFFSTTDKDELYLNLVLEYVSETVYRVAKHYSKMNQHMPLIYVQLYTYQICRALAYLHGVIGVCHRDIKPQNLLVNPHTHQLKICDFGSAKMLVPGEPNISYICSRYYRAPELIFGATEYTTAIDMWSVGCVVAELLLGQPLFPGESGVDQLVEIIKVLGTPTREEIKCMNPNYTEFKFPQIKAHPWHKIFHKRMPPEAVDLVSRLLQYSPNLRCTALEACAHPFFDDLREPNAHLPNGRPFPPLFNFTPQELAGAPPDLLQRLIPEHMKK; encoded by the exons ATGCATGTGATGCGGCGCCTCAAGAGCATTGCTTcaggccgttcatctgtttcagaTCCC GGTGGGGGTTCTGGCACCAAAAGAGTGAAAGTTGATCAAGATGTAGAAGGGAGGGTTCCTAAGGAGGAACCCCGTGTAGGTGAAGCGACAACTATGGGTTTAGATCAGCATACTGCTTCTACATTGCTGGAACCTGATCCAAGCTCATCCAATATGGCTGCTATTGATAGAACTGACAAGGCTGGTGTTGATCAGCTTCCAAAGGAAATGCGTGAAATGAAAATCAGAGAAGATAAAGCTGACCACCATGATGATAAG GAGTTGGAAGCCACTGTTGTGAATGGTAATGGGACAGAAACAGGTCAGATAATTGCAACAACAATTGGTGGTCGAAATGGTCAGCCAAAGCAG ACAATCTCATACATGGCAGAACGTGTAGTAGGCACTGGTTCGTTTGGTGTAGTTTTTCAG GCCAAGTGCCTGGAAACAGGGGAAGCAGTTGCTATAAAGAAGGTACTGCAGGATAAGAGATACAAGAACAGGGAACTCCAAGTTATGCGCTTGGTGGAACACCCTAACATAGTTCAACTAAAGCACTGTTTCTTTTCAACCACTGACAAAGATGAGCTGTACCTTAACCTTGTCCTGGAGTATGTCTCAGAAACTGTTTACCGAGTTGCAAAGCACTACAGCAAGATGAACCAACATATGCCCCTCATCTACGTTCAACTGTATACTTATCAg ATCTGTCGTGCACTAGCTTACCTTCATGGTGTTATCGGTGTGTGTCATCGTGACATTAAACCACAGAATTTATTG GTCAATCCCCATACTCATCAACTAAAGATTTGTGATTTTGGAAGTGCCAAAATGTTG GTGCCGGGAGAACCTAATATATCATACATTTGTTCGCGGTATTATAGAGCTCCAGAGCTGATCTTTGGAGCTACAGAATACACAACAGCAATTGACATGTGGTCTGTTGGTTGTGTCGTAGCTGAGCTTCTTCTAGGGCAG CCTCTGTTTCCTGGAGAAAGCGGTGTCGATCAGCTGGTGGAAATCATCAAG GTTCTTGGGACCCCAACTAGAGAAGAGATCAAGTGCATGAATCCAAACTACACAGAGTTCAAGTTTCCTCAGATCAAAGCTCATCCATGGCACAAG ATTTTTCACAAGAGGATGCCTCCTGAGGCAGTTGATCTTGTATCAAGGTTGCTCCAGTATTCACCAAATTTGCGTTGCACTGCT TTGGAGGCATGCGCACACCCCTTCTTTGATGACTTGAGAGAGCCAAATGCACACCTGCCTAATGGACGCCCCTTTCCCCCTCTATTCAACTTCACGCCTCAAG AGCTGGCAGGTGCTCCTCCGGATCTTCTTCAGCGTCTCATTCCCGAGCACATGAAGAAATAA
- the LOC131248526 gene encoding shaggy-related protein kinase theta isoform X2, producing MAERVVGTGSFGVVFQAKCLETGEAVAIKKVLQDKRYKNRELQVMRLVEHPNIVQLKHCFFSTTDKDELYLNLVLEYVSETVYRVAKHYSKMNQHMPLIYVQLYTYQICRALAYLHGVIGVCHRDIKPQNLLVNPHTHQLKICDFGSAKMLVPGEPNISYICSRYYRAPELIFGATEYTTAIDMWSVGCVVAELLLGQPLFPGESGVDQLVEIIKVLGTPTREEIKCMNPNYTEFKFPQIKAHPWHKIFHKRMPPEAVDLVSRLLQYSPNLRCTALEACAHPFFDDLREPNAHLPNGRPFPPLFNFTPQELAGAPPDLLQRLIPEHMKK from the exons ATGGCAGAACGTGTAGTAGGCACTGGTTCGTTTGGTGTAGTTTTTCAG GCCAAGTGCCTGGAAACAGGGGAAGCAGTTGCTATAAAGAAGGTACTGCAGGATAAGAGATACAAGAACAGGGAACTCCAAGTTATGCGCTTGGTGGAACACCCTAACATAGTTCAACTAAAGCACTGTTTCTTTTCAACCACTGACAAAGATGAGCTGTACCTTAACCTTGTCCTGGAGTATGTCTCAGAAACTGTTTACCGAGTTGCAAAGCACTACAGCAAGATGAACCAACATATGCCCCTCATCTACGTTCAACTGTATACTTATCAg ATCTGTCGTGCACTAGCTTACCTTCATGGTGTTATCGGTGTGTGTCATCGTGACATTAAACCACAGAATTTATTG GTCAATCCCCATACTCATCAACTAAAGATTTGTGATTTTGGAAGTGCCAAAATGTTG GTGCCGGGAGAACCTAATATATCATACATTTGTTCGCGGTATTATAGAGCTCCAGAGCTGATCTTTGGAGCTACAGAATACACAACAGCAATTGACATGTGGTCTGTTGGTTGTGTCGTAGCTGAGCTTCTTCTAGGGCAG CCTCTGTTTCCTGGAGAAAGCGGTGTCGATCAGCTGGTGGAAATCATCAAG GTTCTTGGGACCCCAACTAGAGAAGAGATCAAGTGCATGAATCCAAACTACACAGAGTTCAAGTTTCCTCAGATCAAAGCTCATCCATGGCACAAG ATTTTTCACAAGAGGATGCCTCCTGAGGCAGTTGATCTTGTATCAAGGTTGCTCCAGTATTCACCAAATTTGCGTTGCACTGCT TTGGAGGCATGCGCACACCCCTTCTTTGATGACTTGAGAGAGCCAAATGCACACCTGCCTAATGGACGCCCCTTTCCCCCTCTATTCAACTTCACGCCTCAAG AGCTGGCAGGTGCTCCTCCGGATCTTCTTCAGCGTCTCATTCCCGAGCACATGAAGAAATAA
- the LOC131248524 gene encoding pentatricopeptide repeat-containing protein At2g03880, mitochondrial has protein sequence MNKLRSCTSHMSATAVFQPNDIKSANKIHTSVNSNSKNVTSIFSSNRLLNHLSKSGQIDDARQLFDEMPHRDAFSCNTMIAAYASSGRLTEAHQLFNEIPNRISISWSSLISGYSRYGRGSKAVKLFWQMQSEGLRPDQYTLGSILRACSSVSELRRGEQVHAHIVKTMFDSNVYVVTGLIDMYGKCKQISEARFLFDRMPDRKNHVLWTAMITGYSQNGDGHRAIECFQAMHTEAVMSNQFTFPSVLTACAMVRALEFGMQVHSCIVRSGFGPNVFVESALIDMYAKCGDLNSARKVLEGMEAQDVVSWNCLIVGCVRQGFEEEALSLFKNMHVRSVKVDDFTYPSVLNSLASFMDVENGKSIHGSIIKSGFEASKHVGNALIDMYAKCGSLEYALGAFDKMPERDVISWTALITGYGQHGFHENALKLFSQMRIERIESDAFVIASVLSACAGLTLLEFGRQVHAIFVRSGFRSSPSIDNSLVTMYAKCGCIEDAHQVFDLMMIRDVVSWTALLVGYAQNGRGKESIHLYDRMLESRTKPDYVTFIGLLFACSHAGLVEDGRRYFESMHKVHGISPGSEHYACMIDLLGRAGKMDEAEGLLNRMTVEPDATVWKALLAACRVHGNMELGERAAWNLFELEPRNAVPYILLSNIYSAAQRWDKAAKIRRLMKAKGVSKEPGCSWMEVNSTVHAFMVEDRSHPRTAEIYSKVDEIMILIKEAGYMPDTNFALHDVDEEGKEIGLAYHSEKLAVAFGLLSVPLEAPIRIVKNLRVCGDCHTALKLISKVFERRIVMRDANCFHHFSEGRCSCRDYW, from the coding sequence ATGAACAAATTACGCTCATGCACTTCGCATATGTCTGCTACGGCAGTTTTCCAACCCAACGACATTAAATCTGCTAACAAAATCCATACCTCTGTTAATTCAAATTCCAAAAATGTCACTTCTATCTTTTCCTCTAATCGTCTCTTAAACCATCTTTCAAAATCCGGTCAGATCGATGATGCGCGCCaattgttcgatgaaatgccacATCGAGATGCATTCAGCTGTAACACCATGATTGCTGCTTATGCCAGCTCCGGTCGACTGACCGAGGCCCATCAACTGTTCAACGAGATCCCAAACCGTATTTCCATATCTTGGTCTTCTCTCATTTCTGGGTATTCCCGTTATGGGCGTGGTTCCAAGGCAGTCAAGTTATTCTGGCAAATGCAGTCCGAGGGGCTAAGACCCGATCAATACACGCTCGGCAGCATCTTGCGAGCCTGCTCGAGTGTGTCTGAACTCCGAAGAGGCGAGCAGGTCCATGCCCATATCGTGAAAACAATGTTCGACTCCAATGTGTATGTTGTTACAGGTCTCATCGACATGTATGGGAAATGCAAGCAGATTTCAGAAGCTAGGTTTCTGTTTGATAGAATGCCCGACAGAAAGAATCATGTCTTGTGGACAGCGATGATCACGGGTTACTCTCAGAATGGCGATGGCCATAGGGCGATCGAGTGCTTCCAGGCAATGCATACAGAAGCTGTCATGTCGAATCAGTTCACATTTCCAAGCGTTTTGACGGCTTGTGCCATGGTTCGCGCACTTGAATTTGGAATGCAGGTGCACAGTTGTATAGTTCGTAGTGGGTTTGGTCCCAACGTGTTTGTTGAAAGCGCATTGATCGATATGTACGCGAAATGCGGGGATTTGAACAGTGCAAGGAAGGTTCTGGAGGGTATGGAGGCTCAAGATGTGGTTTCTTGGAACTGTTTGATAGTTGGGTGTGTGAGGCAGGGCTTTGAAGAAGAAGCTCTGTCCTTGTTTAAGAATATGCATGTGAGGAGTGTGAAGGTCGATGATTTTACATACCCGTCTGTTCTCAACTCATTAGCTTCTTTTATGGACGTCGAAAATGGGAAATCCATTCATGGGTCAATAATCAAATCCGGTTTTGAGGCTTCTAAACATGTGGGCAATGCTCTCATTGATATGTATGCGAAGTGTGGGAGCTTGGAATATGCGCTCGGTGCATTTGACAAGATGCCTGAGCGGGATGTCATATCTTGGACTGCACTGATCACGGGTTATGGACAGCATGGGTTCCATGAAAATGCACTCAAGCTGTTCAGCCAGATGAGAATTGAACGTATCGAATCGGATGCGTTTGTCATTGCCAGTGTTTTGAGTGCATGTGCTGGATTAACATTATTGGAATTCGGACGACAAGTTCATGCGATTTTTGTTAGATCTGGATTCAGGTCATCTCCATCTATAGATAATTCTCTAGTGACAATGTATGCAAAATGCGGGTGCATTGAGGATGCTCATCAGGTCTTTGACTTGATGATGATTCGGGACGTTGTTTCTTGGACAGCATTGCTTGTGGGTTATGCTCAGAATGGAAGGGGAAAGGAGTCCATACATCTCTATGATAGAATGCTTGAGAGCAGAACGAAACCTGATTATGTTACATTCATTGGCTTGTTATTTGCGTGTAGCCATGCTGGTCTTGTGGAGGATGGCCGTCGCTATTTTGAATCCATGCATAAAGTCCATGGTATAAGTCCAGGATCTGAGCATTATGCCTGTATGATCGATCTTCTCGGGCGGGCTGGGAAGATGGATGAGGCTGAGGGGCTACTAAACCGAATGACTGTCGAACCAGATGCAACTGTATGGAAAGCATTGCTTGCTGCATGTAGAGTGCATGGAAACATGGAATTAGGAGAAAGGGCAGCATGGAACCTTTTCGAATTGGAACCCAGAAATGCAGTGCCATACATTCTTCTGTCCAATATCTACTCTGCGGCACAAAGATGGGACAAAGCAGCCAAAATTCGGAGGTTGATGAAGGCAAAAGGAGTAAGTAAAGAGCCAGGGTGCAGTTGGATGGAGGTGAACAGTACAGTGCACGCATTTATGGTTGAAGATAGAAGCCACCCACGGACAGCTGAAATCTACTCTAAGGTCGATGAGATTATGATCTTGATCAAGGAGGCCGGCTACATGCCAGACACTAATTTTGCACTTCATGATGTTGACGAAGAGGGTAAGGAGATTGGTCTTGCTTATCACAGTGAGAAGTTGGCTGTTGCGTTTGGGCTTCTTAGTGTGCCTCTCGAGGCGCCAATTCGGATAGTTAAGAATCTTCGAGTATGCGGCGATTGTCACACTGCTCTAAAACTCATCTCCAAAGTTTTTGAGCGGCGTATTGTCATGAGGGATGCAAATTGCTTCCATCACTTCAGTGAGGGGAGGTGTTCTTGTAGGGATTATTGGTAG